Proteins encoded in a region of the Rhodococcus sp. SBT000017 genome:
- a CDS encoding L-ribulose-5-phosphate 4-epimerase: MTVVDDVREVIEEVRRDVCTLHAELVRYGLVVWTAGNVSARVPGRDLMVIKPSGVSYDDLTPGNMVVCDLYGRVVEGDHAPSSDTEAQAYVYRHLEHIGGVVHTHSPYAVAWAARGEPIPVVTTMCADEFGGDIPVGPFATIGDDSIGRGIVDTLADSRSPAVLMQNHGVFAVGPTARAAVKAAVMCEDVARSVHLSYQLGQPLPIPSSKVDALYDRYQNVYGQR; the protein is encoded by the coding sequence ATGACCGTTGTCGACGACGTGCGTGAGGTCATCGAGGAGGTCCGCCGCGACGTATGCACCCTGCACGCCGAGCTGGTGCGGTACGGACTGGTCGTGTGGACGGCAGGCAACGTCTCGGCGCGGGTCCCCGGCCGGGACCTGATGGTCATCAAGCCCAGTGGCGTCTCCTACGACGACCTGACGCCCGGCAACATGGTGGTGTGCGATCTGTACGGCAGGGTGGTCGAGGGCGACCATGCACCGTCCTCGGACACCGAGGCGCAGGCCTATGTCTACCGACACCTGGAACACATCGGCGGTGTGGTGCACACACATTCGCCCTATGCGGTGGCGTGGGCGGCCCGAGGGGAACCGATTCCGGTGGTCACCACGATGTGCGCGGACGAGTTCGGCGGCGACATTCCGGTCGGGCCCTTCGCCACGATCGGCGACGACTCGATCGGCCGCGGCATCGTCGACACCCTGGCAGACAGTCGATCTCCGGCAGTCCTGATGCAGAACCACGGCGTGTTCGCAGTGGGGCCGACGGCCAGGGCTGCCGTCAAAGCAGCTGTCATGTGTGAGGACGTCGCGAGGTCGGTACACCTGTCCTATCAACTGGGACAACCACTTCCCATTCCGAGCTCGAAGGTCGACGCACTCTACGACCGCTACCAGAACGTCTACGGCCAGCGCTGA
- the araA gene encoding L-arabinose isomerase, translating into MSEVWFLTGSQSLYGPETLDQVAVQSREIADKLDAALPVSVVWKPVLLDASSILRCMREANAADECVGVVTWMHTFSPAKMWIAGLDALDVPLLHLHTQAGMSLPWSTIDMEFMNLNQAAHGDREFGHVESRVGVLRTIVAGHVDNPAVIERAEQWVRAALGRAELRSLCLARFGDNMRDVAVTEGDKVEAQLRFGVSVNTYGVNDLVEVVDGVSDSSVSDLIDEYRSLYDIAPSLDKDGDRHESLRYGARVEAGLRQFLTEGGFKAFTTNFEDLGGLRQLPGLAVQRLMADGYGFGGEGDWKTSMLLRAMKVMAEGLDGGTSFMEDYTYNLVPGAEKILGAHMLEVCPSITDSRPTLEIHPLSIGGREDPVRLRFTADPGHGVVVGLSDVGERFRLTANVIDVVEPDEALPKLPVACAVWEPQPSLAVSAESWLTAGAPHHTVLSTAIGLPVLEAFSDMIGVELLTIDSDTTTRGFQQTLRWNAAYHRLAARL; encoded by the coding sequence ATGTCCGAAGTATGGTTTCTCACCGGCAGTCAAAGCCTCTACGGCCCCGAGACACTCGATCAGGTAGCCGTCCAGTCCCGCGAGATCGCGGACAAACTCGATGCGGCACTACCCGTCTCGGTGGTCTGGAAGCCGGTGCTGCTCGACGCGTCGTCCATCCTGCGCTGCATGCGCGAGGCGAACGCCGCCGACGAATGTGTGGGCGTGGTGACCTGGATGCACACCTTCTCCCCCGCCAAGATGTGGATCGCCGGGCTCGACGCGTTGGACGTGCCGCTGCTGCACCTGCACACGCAGGCCGGAATGTCGTTGCCGTGGTCGACGATCGACATGGAGTTCATGAATCTCAACCAGGCCGCCCACGGCGACCGCGAGTTCGGACACGTCGAATCTCGGGTGGGTGTTCTGCGCACGATCGTGGCAGGCCACGTCGACAATCCCGCGGTGATCGAGCGGGCGGAACAGTGGGTGCGAGCAGCTCTCGGCCGCGCGGAGCTGAGGTCACTGTGCCTGGCACGTTTCGGCGACAACATGCGCGACGTCGCAGTGACGGAGGGCGACAAGGTCGAAGCGCAGTTGCGATTCGGAGTCTCCGTCAACACCTACGGCGTCAACGATCTGGTCGAGGTCGTGGACGGCGTGAGCGATTCGTCCGTGTCCGACCTCATCGACGAATACCGGTCGCTGTACGACATCGCGCCGAGCCTCGACAAAGACGGCGACCGCCACGAATCACTGCGGTACGGCGCCCGCGTAGAGGCCGGCCTACGGCAGTTCCTCACCGAGGGTGGCTTCAAGGCCTTCACCACCAACTTCGAGGATCTCGGTGGGCTCCGCCAGTTGCCGGGCCTAGCGGTGCAGCGCCTCATGGCCGACGGCTACGGGTTCGGCGGTGAGGGCGACTGGAAGACCTCGATGTTGTTGCGCGCCATGAAGGTGATGGCCGAGGGTCTCGACGGTGGAACGTCGTTCATGGAGGACTACACCTACAACCTCGTCCCGGGGGCGGAGAAGATCCTCGGCGCGCACATGCTCGAAGTATGTCCCTCGATCACCGACTCGCGGCCCACCCTGGAGATCCATCCACTGTCCATCGGTGGCCGCGAAGACCCAGTGCGCCTGCGCTTCACGGCGGACCCCGGCCATGGCGTAGTCGTCGGACTCTCGGACGTCGGTGAACGATTCCGATTGACTGCCAACGTGATCGACGTCGTGGAGCCCGACGAGGCTCTGCCGAAGCTGCCGGTCGCCTGCGCGGTATGGGAACCGCAGCCCTCACTCGCGGTGTCGGCGGAATCCTGGCTGACGGCCGGTGCGCCCCACCACACGGTTCTGAGTACCGCGATCGGCTTGCCTGTGCTGGAGGCATTCTCGGACATGATCGGTGTCGAGCTGCTCACCATCGATTCCGACACCACGACACGAGGATTCCAACAGACACTGCGATGGAACGCGGCCTACCACCGACTCGCAGCGAGGTTGTGA
- a CDS encoding TAXI family TRAP transporter solute-binding subunit yields MPEPAASFSRRTALQAGLLALSAAVVGACTSDPPMQLRLAAGEVGGFFWEFAGLLSDAAAETDAAEIVPLTTAGSVDNLEALGSRRAELALTLMDAAYSHPSGELAAVGCVYENYFQVAVRADSAIETMDDLRWRNVSVGAPGSGATEVSQRVLRAAGMAEAGAVEQVQLSMSSAADALTANEVDAVMWAGGLPTPAFAQPRAAIRLLDLGAVVADLRREFGTAYEAVRVPANVYGEHPEVTTVGIPNLLLAHPEVPDRVVAALVSVLLDQSSGLVPGQAIGSQFLDARSLVMTGNIPLHPGAEQEYRRRHG; encoded by the coding sequence ATGCCCGAGCCCGCAGCGTCGTTCTCACGTAGAACGGCGCTGCAGGCAGGTCTGTTGGCACTGAGCGCTGCCGTCGTGGGCGCCTGCACCTCGGACCCGCCGATGCAGCTGCGGCTCGCGGCGGGCGAGGTCGGCGGCTTCTTCTGGGAGTTCGCCGGACTGTTGTCCGACGCTGCCGCCGAAACCGATGCCGCCGAGATAGTTCCGCTCACGACGGCCGGATCCGTCGACAACCTCGAGGCGTTGGGATCTCGGCGGGCCGAGCTGGCCTTGACACTCATGGACGCCGCCTACAGTCATCCGAGCGGAGAGCTGGCAGCTGTCGGGTGCGTCTACGAGAACTACTTCCAAGTGGCTGTGCGGGCAGACTCAGCTATAGAAACCATGGACGATCTGCGATGGCGAAACGTGAGTGTCGGTGCCCCGGGATCCGGTGCCACCGAAGTATCTCAGCGAGTCCTTCGCGCAGCGGGTATGGCGGAAGCAGGTGCTGTCGAACAGGTTCAGCTGTCGATGAGCTCGGCGGCAGATGCTTTGACGGCCAACGAAGTCGACGCCGTGATGTGGGCGGGCGGGTTGCCGACTCCGGCATTTGCCCAGCCGCGAGCCGCGATCCGTCTACTCGATCTGGGCGCCGTCGTCGCTGATCTGAGACGCGAATTCGGTACCGCGTACGAGGCCGTGCGGGTTCCGGCGAACGTGTACGGCGAACACCCGGAGGTCACCACCGTCGGGATTCCGAATCTTCTGCTGGCACATCCGGAGGTGCCGGACCGTGTTGTCGCCGCACTGGTGAGTGTGCTTCTCGATCAGTCGTCCGGCCTCGTTCCCGGTCAGGCGATCGGCAGCCAATTTCTCGACGCGCGGTCGCTCGTCATGACCGGCAACATTCCCCTTCACCCCGGAGCCGAGCAGGAATATCGACGACGCCACGGATGA
- a CDS encoding MFS transporter: MANEATSIAGTTLPSPPVSSRAATRRAVFNTLRGSSGNLVEWYDVYVYTVFATYFENQFFDSADKNSTIYVYGIFAVTFLMRPVGSWFFGRYADRNGRRAALTFSVSMMAACSLVIALTPGRESIGVWAAVILILCRLVQGFATGGEYGASATYMSEAATRERRGFFSSFQYVTLVGGHVLAQVTLLLMQVFLEREQIEDFGWRIAFFIGGVAAVVVFWLRRSMDESLTKDQLAAVRSGADKASGSLKELVANHWRALLICFMVTAGGTIAFYTYSVNAPSMVKTAYEDRGMTGTWINLAGLVFLMLLQPIGGMISDKVGRKPLLVFFGIGGVLYTYVLITYLPTATSVVQSLALVCVGYVILTGYTSINAIVKAELFPSHVRALGVGLGYALANSAFGGTAPLIYQAAKNGGHVGWFILYVTVVIAISLLVYIFVLRNKSETVLDREQGRAFQ; this comes from the coding sequence ATGGCCAACGAGGCCACCTCGATCGCCGGTACGACGCTCCCGAGTCCACCCGTTTCCTCTCGCGCTGCCACCCGCCGTGCTGTCTTCAACACGCTGCGGGGGTCGTCCGGAAATCTGGTCGAGTGGTACGACGTGTACGTCTACACCGTCTTCGCAACGTATTTCGAGAATCAGTTCTTCGACTCCGCCGACAAGAATTCCACGATCTACGTGTACGGGATCTTTGCCGTCACCTTCTTGATGCGACCGGTGGGATCGTGGTTCTTCGGCCGGTATGCCGATCGCAACGGGCGCAGGGCTGCGCTGACGTTCAGCGTCTCGATGATGGCTGCGTGCTCGCTGGTCATCGCGCTCACTCCGGGCCGGGAGAGCATCGGCGTATGGGCCGCCGTAATCCTGATCCTGTGCCGCCTGGTTCAGGGCTTCGCCACCGGCGGTGAGTACGGTGCGTCGGCGACGTACATGTCCGAGGCCGCCACGCGCGAGCGTCGGGGATTCTTCTCCTCGTTCCAATACGTCACCCTCGTCGGTGGACATGTGCTGGCACAGGTGACTCTGTTGCTGATGCAGGTGTTCCTCGAGCGCGAACAGATCGAGGACTTCGGTTGGCGCATAGCCTTTTTCATCGGCGGAGTGGCGGCAGTGGTGGTCTTCTGGCTGCGCCGCAGCATGGACGAATCCTTGACGAAGGATCAACTCGCCGCCGTTCGCAGCGGTGCGGACAAAGCCTCCGGTTCTTTGAAGGAGTTGGTCGCCAACCACTGGCGCGCGTTGCTGATCTGCTTCATGGTGACCGCCGGTGGCACCATCGCGTTCTACACCTACAGCGTCAACGCACCCTCGATGGTCAAGACCGCGTACGAGGACCGGGGGATGACCGGTACCTGGATCAACCTCGCCGGACTGGTCTTCCTCATGCTGCTGCAGCCCATCGGCGGAATGATCAGCGACAAGGTGGGTCGCAAGCCGCTGCTCGTCTTCTTCGGCATCGGCGGCGTGCTGTACACCTACGTGCTCATCACGTACCTGCCGACGGCGACTTCGGTGGTGCAGTCGCTCGCACTGGTGTGCGTCGGTTACGTCATCCTCACCGGCTACACCTCCATCAATGCGATCGTCAAAGCGGAGCTGTTCCCCTCGCACGTCCGGGCACTCGGCGTCGGCCTGGGATACGCACTCGCCAACTCGGCCTTCGGTGGCACAGCACCACTGATCTATCAAGCCGCGAAGAACGGCGGGCACGTGGGTTGGTTCATCCTCTACGTGACGGTCGTGATCGCTATCTCGCTGCTGGTGTACATCTTCGTACTGCGCAACAAGTCCGAGACCGTGCTCGACCGAGAGCAGGGTCGAGCGTTCCAGTGA
- a CDS encoding HAMP domain-containing sensor histidine kinase, with protein MRRRVLLVLMIYSTVVVLALSVPLALLVGRERAQRFGENRAAAASFFAELSSREDESGVARIRESLQRYNSLYDEGVAVVDRTGGVRATSGLDVQRSDIQQAVAGALRNQRGDLPSSLTPWSDSSVLIAAPVGGGTQVDGAVVLEASTDSARRDVAIAWVVIAVGAMLILATVAVIAVALSRWVVRPLSALSSRVHSFGDKFHDQVSVEGSHRLEPVPYVGPPEVRELSSAFEAMADDVEAATAAQRRLVADTAHALRNPLAALRIRMDVLGMRVPDSATDAHLRTTLEVDRLSSVVEDLLVLAAAETPASTRSPGCDLGAVVADRVEFWSSTIFVAGMTVHVSEPDADAECRVAMSEDDLTRILDALLSNATKYAGSGSGIEIDYRSSDADVTMWLSDNGPGVPADELGKVVDRFYRASGSHGDGTGLGLSIVHALTERAGGSLRVMERRPVGLRIELRLPKVVS; from the coding sequence GTGCGGCGGCGAGTCCTGTTGGTGTTGATGATCTACTCCACCGTCGTCGTGCTTGCTCTGTCGGTTCCCCTCGCGCTGTTGGTCGGCCGCGAACGGGCTCAACGATTCGGCGAGAATCGGGCCGCCGCAGCATCGTTCTTTGCAGAACTCAGCTCGCGAGAAGACGAATCCGGTGTAGCCCGTATCCGAGAATCGTTGCAACGCTACAACAGTCTGTACGACGAGGGAGTTGCCGTCGTCGATCGCACCGGAGGGGTGCGGGCGACGTCCGGCCTGGACGTGCAGCGTTCCGACATCCAGCAGGCGGTGGCAGGAGCGTTGCGCAATCAGCGCGGCGACCTACCGTCGAGTCTGACGCCGTGGTCGGATTCCTCGGTGTTGATTGCCGCCCCGGTCGGTGGGGGAACGCAAGTGGACGGCGCAGTGGTTCTCGAGGCGTCCACCGATTCTGCGCGTCGGGACGTCGCAATTGCCTGGGTGGTCATCGCTGTCGGTGCCATGCTGATCCTCGCGACGGTCGCGGTGATCGCTGTTGCGTTGTCGCGCTGGGTCGTTCGTCCGCTGAGCGCATTGTCCTCGCGAGTCCATTCGTTCGGCGACAAGTTCCACGATCAGGTGTCGGTCGAGGGATCGCATCGTCTCGAGCCGGTGCCGTACGTCGGGCCACCGGAGGTGCGTGAGCTGTCCAGTGCCTTCGAGGCCATGGCCGACGACGTCGAGGCCGCCACCGCTGCGCAACGTCGATTGGTGGCCGACACCGCCCATGCTCTCCGGAACCCACTGGCAGCGTTGCGAATTCGGATGGACGTTCTGGGAATGCGGGTGCCGGATTCGGCAACCGATGCACACCTGCGGACCACACTCGAGGTGGATCGCTTGAGCTCCGTGGTGGAAGATCTGCTCGTTCTCGCAGCTGCCGAGACCCCGGCGAGCACCCGGTCTCCCGGCTGCGATCTCGGTGCGGTTGTCGCAGATCGAGTCGAATTCTGGTCGAGCACGATATTCGTGGCGGGAATGACCGTTCACGTCTCGGAGCCGGATGCCGATGCGGAGTGTCGCGTTGCGATGTCCGAGGACGACCTGACTCGAATTCTCGACGCTCTGCTGAGCAACGCAACCAAGTACGCCGGCTCCGGCTCCGGCATCGAGATCGACTACCGAAGCAGTGACGCGGACGTCACGATGTGGTTGTCCGACAACGGACCTGGCGTGCCCGCAGACGAACTCGGCAAGGTCGTCGATCGGTTCTACCGAGCCTCCGGTTCGCACGGCGACGGCACCGGTCTGGGTCTGTCGATCGTCCACGCTCTGACCGAGCGAGCCGGCGGATCCCTTCGGGTCATGGAGCGTCGACCAGTGGGACTGCGGATCGAACTGCGCCTTCCGAAAGTCGTTTCCTAA
- a CDS encoding response regulator transcription factor → MRIAVVEDDDGLGDALVDALTEVGHTPVRMRRGADALLGYHEMDVVLLDLGLPDMDGLEVLRKLRTLSSVPVVVLTARDDERSVVRALRGGADDYVVKPARLGELHARLEVAAHRRSAATEPTADRLTLGDVVVDLSGRAVEVGGRSVALTTKEFDLLAHLVTRRGEAVSREQLMDAIWGDAYVAISRTLDVHMTALRSKLARPGAIVTIRGFGYRWDT, encoded by the coding sequence ATGCGAATAGCTGTGGTGGAGGACGACGACGGACTCGGGGATGCGTTGGTGGACGCGTTGACCGAGGTGGGGCACACGCCTGTCCGCATGCGCCGCGGTGCCGATGCCCTGCTCGGCTACCACGAGATGGACGTCGTGCTGCTCGATCTCGGACTACCAGACATGGATGGCCTCGAAGTTCTCCGAAAGCTCAGGACCCTGAGTTCGGTTCCGGTGGTGGTGCTGACGGCACGGGACGACGAGCGCTCGGTGGTCCGGGCACTGCGCGGCGGCGCCGACGACTACGTCGTCAAGCCGGCTCGTTTGGGTGAATTGCACGCGAGACTCGAGGTGGCCGCGCATCGTCGAAGCGCGGCGACCGAACCCACGGCGGACAGGCTGACACTCGGTGACGTCGTCGTCGATCTCTCCGGCCGTGCCGTCGAAGTCGGCGGACGCTCAGTTGCGCTGACCACCAAGGAGTTCGACCTGTTGGCCCATCTCGTGACGCGACGCGGCGAAGCAGTGAGCCGGGAACAGTTGATGGACGCAATCTGGGGCGACGCCTATGTCGCGATCTCACGAACGCTCGACGTACACATGACGGCGTTGCGTTCCAAGCTTGCTCGCCCGGGTGCGATCGTCACCATCCGCGGCTTCGGCTACCGCTGGGATACCTGA
- a CDS encoding DoxX family protein, giving the protein MTTTHTPASGKIAPRIGLVLQILVIVFLLFDAISHILNLQVVKDASVDLGLRDEMAPITGIVMLVILVLYAVPARSILGAIVLTGYLGGAVLTNWRVEKPLLSTVFFAIYVGIAAWGALYLRDERVRSIIPLRRT; this is encoded by the coding sequence ATGACCACCACCCACACCCCGGCGTCGGGGAAGATCGCCCCGCGGATCGGCCTCGTTCTACAGATCCTCGTGATCGTCTTCCTCCTGTTCGACGCGATCAGCCACATTCTGAATTTGCAGGTGGTGAAGGATGCATCGGTCGACCTAGGCCTGCGCGACGAGATGGCGCCGATCACCGGCATCGTCATGCTGGTCATCCTGGTTCTCTACGCAGTTCCCGCGAGGTCGATCCTGGGTGCCATCGTGCTCACCGGCTACCTCGGCGGTGCGGTGCTGACCAATTGGCGCGTCGAGAAGCCGCTGCTGAGTACGGTGTTCTTTGCGATCTATGTGGGTATCGCAGCGTGGGGAGCGCTGTACCTACGGGACGAGCGAGTTCGCAGCATCATTCCGTTGCGACGAACATAG
- a CDS encoding competence/damage-inducible protein A, producing MTVRAGVVVTGTEVLAGRVTDRNGPWVAQRLLEMGVDVAHITVCGDRPDDLTAQVRFLADQRVDLIVTTGGLGPTADDLTVPTVAALYGLELTLDAELEERIHAIVQRWRSRMSSAADSEPLRAGIRKQAMVPAGAQSISPTGTAPGVAISADDSRSLPAVLILPGPPRELQAMWPEALDSAPIAEVLARRTQMRQDTIRGYRLSEADLAATLRTAESEITGFGDLEITTCLSRGELEMVTRYAESARTAYTDLERLIDKEHGTQVFSTDGSTIDDIVANRLSGHRIATAESCTGGMIAARLTDRAGSSAYVIGAVVSYANEAKTGLLDVPAEVIDRHGAVSEPVAALMAEGALKRLNVDIAVSTSGVAGPGGGTEAKPVGTVCFAIASTGQPTVTRTLHLPGDRASVRALSTTAAMHMLADALGSPPDDPGPVGGSDA from the coding sequence ATGACTGTGCGAGCAGGTGTGGTGGTCACGGGAACCGAGGTTCTGGCCGGTCGCGTCACCGACCGGAACGGCCCGTGGGTTGCTCAGCGACTTCTCGAGATGGGGGTCGACGTTGCCCACATCACCGTCTGCGGTGATCGGCCGGACGATCTGACTGCGCAGGTTCGGTTTCTGGCCGACCAACGCGTCGACCTGATCGTCACCACCGGCGGTTTGGGTCCGACCGCGGACGACCTCACCGTTCCGACCGTCGCCGCGCTGTACGGCCTTGAATTGACGCTGGACGCCGAGCTCGAAGAACGTATCCACGCGATCGTGCAACGGTGGCGAAGCCGAATGAGCTCGGCAGCCGACTCCGAGCCGCTACGGGCCGGCATCCGAAAGCAGGCGATGGTTCCGGCAGGCGCGCAGTCCATTTCACCGACCGGAACCGCACCCGGAGTCGCGATATCTGCTGACGATTCCCGGTCACTGCCCGCCGTCCTCATCCTGCCCGGCCCTCCTCGCGAACTGCAGGCGATGTGGCCGGAGGCCCTCGACAGCGCTCCCATCGCCGAGGTTCTCGCCCGCCGCACACAGATGCGTCAGGACACCATTCGCGGCTATCGACTGTCCGAGGCCGACCTCGCCGCAACCCTGCGCACGGCCGAAAGCGAGATCACTGGATTCGGCGATCTCGAGATCACCACCTGTCTGAGTCGCGGCGAGCTCGAGATGGTGACCCGCTACGCCGAATCAGCGCGAACGGCATACACAGATCTCGAACGTCTCATCGACAAAGAACATGGCACACAGGTCTTTTCGACCGACGGTTCCACCATCGACGACATCGTCGCGAACCGTCTGTCCGGGCATCGCATCGCCACGGCGGAATCGTGCACCGGCGGCATGATCGCCGCACGTCTCACCGATCGCGCAGGATCGTCGGCGTATGTCATCGGGGCCGTGGTTTCCTACGCCAACGAGGCGAAGACCGGCCTTCTCGACGTCCCCGCCGAGGTCATCGATCGACACGGAGCCGTGAGCGAGCCAGTGGCCGCGCTGATGGCCGAAGGCGCACTGAAGCGGCTGAACGTCGACATCGCGGTATCGACCAGTGGCGTCGCGGGCCCGGGTGGCGGCACCGAGGCCAAGCCGGTCGGCACCGTCTGTTTTGCCATCGCCTCCACCGGCCAGCCGACCGTCACTCGCACCCTTCATCTCCCCGGCGACCGGGCGAGTGTGCGCGCACTGTCCACCACCGCAGCAATGCATATGCTCGCCGACGCGTTGGGATCCCCACCTGACGACCCAGGACCGGTCGGCGGATCAGATGCCTGA
- a CDS encoding AMP-binding protein, giving the protein MTYLDRPGVRFARDLGRFGDEPALITSHETLTYRDLDERVERRASELGTTRCLVLIAGSNDVDVIVTYLAALRAGHPVLMAPGDSSGHFDGLIDAYRPDVVVRTVDGRSVVEKDDRRPRHHLHPDLALLLSTSGSTGSPKLVRLSHRNVQSNAESIAEYLGIRATDRAVTTLPMHYCYGLSVVHSHLLRGAALILTDSSVTDPDFWTLARTQRGTTFAGVPYTFDLLDRMGFEELDLPDLRYITQAGGKMPPDRVRKYAELGRRRGWDLFVMYGQTEATARMAYLPSDLAATHPHTIGRPIPGGSFRLEVADDCPSGTGELVYSGPNVMLGYAESPDDLRLGDTLDGELHTGDLARLTDDGLYEVVGRRSRFAKVFGLRIDLQRVESALAQSGLTACCTGGVDELVVVSEGGDIDAARRTAAQASGLPAAAVRVCLVDQLPRTPTGKPDLRAVADIAARHDLDPSDTVPTTADVKALFAEILHCSQVEDDSTFVSLGGDSLSYVRMSMRLEAMLGNLPGNWHTTPVRDFDRGPRSRRGWCRTETNVLLRALAIVAIVGSHIHLFAVLGGAHVLLGIAGYNFARFHLGAADRNERTRRVLRSVARIAVPSMVWIGLVIALTGDYRITSAFLLNGIFGPDGWSAEWRYWFVEAIVYIVLAAAAALAIPFLDRLERGHSFWFPMGLVGLGLVTRYGLIDIDDSPNRILTASVVFWLFALGWAAAQANTIRQRLCVTAAIVATVPGFFFGDTQREVIVTIGLCMLVWLSSIPFPALLSRVAGVLASASLFIYLTHFQVYLPLRDDHPWLAFALSIVVGILYWQAVEFAFSLRRRIVDVFADRLRARAFDLSDSRPRAHNLPPWH; this is encoded by the coding sequence ATGACCTACCTCGACCGCCCCGGTGTGCGCTTCGCGCGCGATCTCGGCCGCTTCGGTGACGAACCTGCCCTGATCACGTCCCACGAGACACTCACCTACCGTGACCTCGACGAACGGGTCGAGCGTCGGGCATCGGAACTCGGGACGACGCGTTGCCTCGTTCTGATCGCCGGGTCAAACGACGTCGATGTGATCGTCACGTATCTGGCGGCGCTGCGGGCCGGGCATCCGGTACTGATGGCTCCGGGCGACAGTTCAGGCCACTTCGACGGCCTGATCGACGCCTACCGGCCCGATGTGGTGGTGCGCACCGTCGACGGCCGCAGTGTCGTCGAGAAGGACGATCGACGACCCAGGCATCACCTGCACCCCGACCTCGCGTTGCTTCTCAGCACGTCCGGCTCGACCGGTTCACCCAAGCTCGTCCGACTCTCGCACCGAAACGTGCAGTCCAACGCCGAGTCGATCGCGGAGTATCTCGGCATCCGCGCCACCGACCGAGCAGTGACGACGCTGCCCATGCACTACTGCTACGGGTTGTCGGTCGTGCACAGCCACCTTCTGCGCGGTGCCGCGTTGATTCTGACCGATTCTTCCGTGACCGATCCTGACTTCTGGACCCTCGCGCGGACGCAGCGCGGAACCACGTTCGCGGGTGTGCCGTACACCTTCGATCTACTCGACCGGATGGGGTTCGAGGAGCTGGATCTGCCCGATCTGCGCTACATCACGCAGGCCGGCGGCAAGATGCCGCCGGACCGCGTCCGGAAGTACGCCGAGCTGGGTCGACGTCGGGGATGGGACCTGTTCGTCATGTACGGGCAGACCGAGGCAACGGCCCGAATGGCCTATCTGCCATCCGATCTGGCCGCCACTCACCCGCACACCATCGGCCGTCCGATCCCCGGGGGTTCCTTCCGCCTAGAGGTAGCCGACGACTGCCCCAGTGGGACAGGCGAACTCGTCTACTCGGGGCCGAACGTCATGCTCGGCTACGCCGAGAGTCCCGACGACCTTCGCCTCGGTGACACCCTCGACGGAGAACTGCACACCGGCGACCTAGCCCGGCTCACGGACGACGGACTCTACGAGGTGGTGGGCCGTCGAAGTCGATTCGCGAAGGTGTTCGGACTGCGTATAGACCTTCAGCGCGTCGAATCCGCGCTCGCGCAGAGCGGGCTGACGGCGTGCTGCACCGGTGGTGTCGACGAGTTGGTCGTCGTCTCGGAGGGCGGAGACATCGACGCCGCCCGCCGCACTGCCGCGCAGGCCAGTGGTCTTCCCGCGGCAGCGGTTCGGGTGTGTCTCGTTGATCAACTGCCGCGAACACCAACCGGAAAACCCGATCTGCGAGCGGTGGCGGACATCGCTGCCCGGCACGATCTCGACCCGTCGGACACCGTCCCGACGACCGCCGACGTGAAGGCGTTGTTCGCCGAGATCCTGCACTGCTCACAGGTGGAGGACGACAGTACGTTCGTTAGTTTGGGCGGCGACTCGCTGTCGTACGTCCGAATGTCCATGCGGCTGGAGGCCATGCTCGGCAATCTGCCCGGGAACTGGCACACCACACCGGTGCGAGACTTCGATCGAGGTCCGCGCTCACGCCGCGGCTGGTGCCGAACGGAGACGAACGTTCTGCTGCGCGCCCTCGCGATCGTTGCGATCGTCGGCTCGCACATTCACCTGTTCGCGGTACTCGGCGGGGCCCACGTTCTTCTCGGGATAGCCGGCTACAACTTCGCCCGCTTTCACCTCGGGGCCGCAGATCGAAACGAACGGACTCGACGTGTACTCCGAAGCGTTGCCCGGATAGCCGTCCCCAGCATGGTGTGGATCGGATTGGTCATCGCCCTCACGGGGGATTATCGAATCACCAGTGCCTTTCTGCTCAATGGGATCTTCGGCCCCGACGGGTGGTCTGCGGAATGGCGGTACTGGTTTGTCGAGGCGATCGTGTACATCGTTCTCGCCGCTGCTGCGGCACTGGCCATTCCATTCCTCGACCGTCTCGAGCGTGGCCATTCGTTCTGGTTCCCGATGGGACTCGTGGGCCTCGGACTCGTCACCCGCTACGGACTGATCGACATCGACGACAGCCCCAACCGCATCCTGACCGCGTCGGTCGTCTTCTGGTTGTTCGCATTGGGTTGGGCTGCGGCGCAGGCGAACACGATACGGCAGCGACTGTGTGTGACAGCGGCCATCGTGGCCACGGTCCCCGGGTTCTTCTTCGGCGACACGCAACGAGAAGTCATCGTCACCATCGGCCTGTGCATGTTGGTGTGGCTGTCGTCGATTCCGTTCCCCGCGTTGCTGAGCCGGGTGGCAGGAGTGTTGGCGAGCGCCTCCCTCTTCATCTATCTGACCCACTTCCAGGTCTACCTGCCGCTGCGCGACGACCATCCTTGGTTGGCATTCGCCCTGTCGATCGTCGTCGGGATTCTGTACTGGCAGGCGGTCGAATTCGCATTCTCCCTCCGCCGTCGAATCGTCGATGTCTTCGCAGACCGCCTTAGAGCACGCGCCTTCGACTTGTCAGACTCCCGACCACGAGCGCACAATTTGCCACCATGGCATTGA